Proteins found in one Deinococcus terrestris genomic segment:
- a CDS encoding manganese-dependent inorganic pyrophosphatase: MLPVFGHTNPDTDAVISALVYARLLTRLGTEARAYRLGELNFETPYVLREAGVEAPALLPDLPAGTAVALVDHNESAQSVANLTELTVTRVVDHHKLGDLTTAQPASLRFEPVGCTATILLALHREAGLTVEPADAHLMLSAILSDTLHFRSPTTTPRDREAVEFLAPIAGIADVEAYALAMFAAKSDLGDTPADTLLRMDYKVFPFGDPAQPQSMQTWGLGVIETTNPGYVLGRQDELLEAMDRARAQDGLNGVLLSVVDILREHNTTLVLSATEAKVLREAFGAETRDGRADLGGRISRKKQIVPALETHFTPQG; this comes from the coding sequence TGGGCACCGAGGCGCGGGCGTACCGTCTCGGGGAGCTGAACTTCGAGACCCCCTATGTCTTGCGGGAGGCGGGTGTGGAGGCTCCTGCACTGCTGCCGGACCTCCCGGCGGGGACAGCCGTGGCCCTGGTGGATCACAACGAGAGTGCGCAGTCGGTCGCCAATCTGACCGAGCTGACCGTAACGCGGGTGGTGGACCACCACAAGCTGGGGGACCTGACGACCGCCCAGCCCGCTTCCCTGCGCTTCGAGCCCGTGGGGTGCACAGCCACCATCCTGCTGGCGCTGCACCGGGAAGCCGGATTGACCGTCGAGCCCGCCGACGCCCACCTGATGCTCAGCGCCATCCTCAGTGACACGCTGCATTTCCGCAGCCCCACGACGACGCCGAGGGACCGGGAGGCGGTGGAGTTTCTGGCGCCGATCGCGGGCATCGCGGACGTGGAGGCCTATGCCCTGGCGATGTTCGCGGCCAAGAGTGACCTGGGGGACACGCCTGCCGACACGCTGCTGCGGATGGACTACAAGGTCTTTCCGTTTGGTGACCCGGCCCAGCCCCAGAGCATGCAGACCTGGGGCCTCGGCGTGATCGAAACCACCAACCCCGGTTACGTGCTGGGCCGTCAGGACGAGTTGCTGGAGGCGATGGACCGGGCGCGGGCGCAGGATGGGCTAAACGGGGTGCTGCTGTCGGTCGTCGACATCCTGCGTGAGCACAACACCACGCTGGTGCTGTCGGCCACCGAGGCGAAGGTGTTGCGGGAAGCTTTCGGCGCCGAGACGCGGGATGGCCGTGCCGATTTGGGGGGGCGCATCAGCCGCAAGAAGCAGATCGTGCCCGCGCTGGAAACGCACTTCACGCCGCAGGGCTGA